Proteins from one Candidatus Neomarinimicrobiota bacterium genomic window:
- a CDS encoding PorV/PorQ family protein — MKHAIKILTVALLIAGLASPAHSDIKKVGQTGLQFLKIGTSARASAMGGAFTMVGNDANALFHNPAGIANMDESLDFTSGMTQWIADINYSSAAVVKNLGIFGAVGVSAVFADYGDIEGTMVANNTQGYTDEGNVDVGAYAVGVSYARALTAAFSIGGQVKYAYQHLGSNVVETGGESIKNEVSGLVYDFGTIFYTGFKSHRIGMSIRNFSPQFEYEETPFDLPLTFNIGTAMNIMDLVMPSHQNPLVLSIDAVHPRDYTERVHVGGEYWYNNMIALRAGYKFNYDEESLTAGFGFKQSLAGINVKIDYAYSAFDLFDSVNRFSFGLQF; from the coding sequence ATGAAACACGCTATTAAGATATTAACAGTTGCTTTACTCATAGCTGGCCTGGCCAGCCCGGCCCATTCAGATATAAAAAAGGTCGGGCAGACCGGACTCCAGTTTCTCAAAATTGGCACGAGTGCAAGGGCATCTGCCATGGGCGGAGCTTTTACCATGGTAGGGAATGATGCCAATGCACTATTTCACAACCCTGCTGGCATCGCAAATATGGACGAAAGTTTGGACTTTACGTCCGGGATGACCCAGTGGATAGCCGATATTAACTATAGCTCCGCTGCCGTAGTGAAAAACCTCGGCATCTTCGGGGCTGTCGGTGTGAGTGCTGTGTTTGCCGATTATGGTGACATTGAAGGTACTATGGTGGCCAATAATACCCAGGGATATACCGATGAAGGAAACGTCGATGTCGGAGCATATGCTGTTGGTGTAAGTTATGCCCGCGCACTGACAGCGGCTTTCAGTATCGGTGGCCAAGTTAAATATGCCTACCAGCATCTGGGAAGTAATGTTGTTGAGACAGGCGGAGAATCGATCAAAAATGAAGTGTCCGGTCTTGTCTATGATTTTGGAACTATCTTTTACACCGGTTTCAAAAGCCATAGAATCGGCATGAGCATCCGGAATTTCTCGCCGCAATTCGAATACGAGGAAACGCCATTTGATCTGCCGCTGACCTTCAATATCGGCACCGCTATGAACATCATGGATCTGGTCATGCCGAGTCACCAGAATCCGTTAGTGCTTTCCATTGATGCGGTCCATCCACGTGACTATACGGAACGTGTGCATGTTGGGGGTGAATACTGGTACAACAATATGATTGCCCTCCGTGCTGGATACAAGTTCAATTACGACGAAGAAAGCCTGACTGCCGGATTCGGTTTCAAACAGAGCCTGGCGGGCATAAATGTCAAGATTGACTATGCATACAGCGCGTTTGATCTGTTCGACTCGGTGAACAGGTTTTCATTCGGTCTGCAGTTTTAA
- a CDS encoding alpha-N-arabinofuranosidase codes for MGKKLIIFSISLLIGSLVLAQADVNSARIKIDTERQIGDIHKHIYGNFAEHLGRCIYGGIYDPDFKNSTEEGFRKDVLEAAKGLNVSLLRWPGGNFVSGYHWQDGIGPKEDRPQRTDLAWRTPEFNTFGTDEFIEYCRALGTEPYFAVNLGTGTLDEARRWVEYCNIESGPYYAELRKKYGHEEPHNVKYWSLGNEMDGWWQMGHKNATDYGKFAREAAKLMKWTDPSIKLIAAGSSNFYEGASPHDWNATILDYLVEYVDYIALHLYVRNNDNNYYNFVASPLEIEKRTDIVRGQIGAALDKAERNEPIYVAWDEYNVWYRARGGEDSRGRHALEEKYNLEDAIVIAQFMNAFIRNADIVKMANMAQLVNVIAPIFTNETDMYHQTIYYPVQLFANNSFGTSLDAYVDVATYDTEDYEDVPYLDVSVAYDDDNTVVINVVNRHLENTIETDVISQTGEFAGTFEVFEVNGPDIKTRNNFDEEPVQTVEKPSFKANGESFTYEFPPHSYTMIKGKIK; via the coding sequence ATGGGAAAAAAGTTAATTATTTTTAGTATTTCTCTGTTAATAGGGTCGCTGGTTCTTGCCCAGGCGGATGTAAACTCTGCCAGGATAAAGATCGATACAGAGCGTCAGATCGGTGACATCCATAAACATATCTATGGAAATTTCGCCGAACATCTCGGCAGATGTATCTATGGCGGCATCTATGATCCTGACTTTAAGAATTCAACAGAGGAAGGCTTTCGCAAAGATGTCCTGGAAGCGGCCAAGGGCTTAAATGTTTCATTGCTTAGATGGCCGGGTGGTAATTTTGTCTCTGGTTATCACTGGCAGGATGGAATCGGCCCAAAAGAAGATCGCCCGCAGCGAACTGATTTAGCCTGGCGTACGCCGGAATTCAATACCTTTGGTACTGATGAATTTATCGAATATTGTCGTGCGCTCGGAACCGAACCGTATTTTGCCGTGAATCTTGGGACAGGTACGCTGGACGAAGCCCGTCGTTGGGTGGAATACTGTAACATCGAATCTGGCCCATATTACGCGGAATTACGGAAAAAATACGGTCACGAAGAGCCGCATAATGTGAAGTACTGGTCACTCGGTAACGAGATGGACGGGTGGTGGCAAATGGGGCACAAGAACGCCACGGATTACGGGAAATTTGCCCGCGAAGCAGCGAAACTGATGAAATGGACTGATCCCAGCATCAAGCTGATTGCCGCTGGCTCATCAAACTTCTATGAAGGCGCCAGTCCCCACGACTGGAACGCTACGATTCTGGACTACTTGGTCGAATATGTAGATTATATTGCGCTCCACCTGTACGTGAGAAATAACGATAATAATTATTATAACTTTGTGGCTTCACCGCTTGAAATCGAGAAACGAACGGATATTGTCCGGGGACAGATTGGGGCGGCGCTGGACAAGGCTGAGCGTAATGAGCCAATTTATGTTGCCTGGGATGAATACAACGTATGGTACCGCGCCCGCGGCGGAGAAGATTCCAGAGGACGTCATGCGCTGGAGGAGAAGTACAACCTCGAAGATGCCATCGTTATTGCACAGTTTATGAATGCGTTTATACGGAATGCCGATATTGTAAAAATGGCGAATATGGCTCAGCTGGTAAATGTCATTGCGCCGATATTTACCAATGAAACGGATATGTATCACCAGACAATCTATTATCCGGTACAATTGTTTGCCAACAATTCGTTCGGGACTTCCCTGGATGCGTATGTTGATGTAGCGACCTACGATACCGAGGATTACGAAGACGTTCCCTACCTGGACGTCTCTGTTGCGTATGACGATGACAATACAGTGGTCATCAATGTGGTGAACCGGCATCTGGAAAACACGATAGAGACGGATGTCATAAGCCAGACCGGCGAATTTGCAGGGACTTTTGAAGTGTTTGAAGTGAATGGACCGGACATCAAAACACGGAATAACTTTGATGAAGAGCCGGTTCAAACGGTGGAAAAACCGTCCTTCAAGGCGAATGGCGAAAGTTTTACCTATGAATTTCCGCCGCACTCATACACGATGATCAAGGGCAAAATTAAGTAA
- a CDS encoding alpha-N-arabinofuranosidase, which yields MPHRLASGGAIILSVVLLLLGPHSLEAADASNKMVINADLGEKTISKHIYGHFAEHLGRCIYGGIWVGEDSPIPNTNGIRNDVVKALRGIDIPNLRWPGGCFADTYHWKDGIGPKEERPTIVNVHWGGVTENNHFGTHEFLELCEQLDTEPLICANMGSGTVREMAEWVEYVNFDGKSPMADLRRANGRDDPWKVKYWGIGNEMWGCGGDMTAKQYADEFRQYASFVEDYGDIDVVKIGSGPNSTDYEWTETLMKETTSGWRPSMDAMDLHYYTRTRGGFQMLGDMMIIDRSGPELSRSATEFGEQEWFVTLNQALRIDEIIENHSTIMDRYDPQKQVGLYVGEWGTWHEVEPGTNPGFLYQQNTLRDALVAGVSLNIFNEHADRVTMANIAQTVNVLQAMILTDEEKMVLTPTYHVFEMYKVHQEATLLPLDMETGTYSLETDSEEEQGRGFWGRMGAGQNSVPTLNASASRNADGKVHITVCNLNPNESADLECDLRGMSAKKVSGRVLTASDMNAHNTFDNPDVVKPEKFDNVKLNKGMLTATLPAMSVVVLEVQ from the coding sequence ATGCCACACAGATTGGCTTCGGGAGGCGCGATTATTCTGTCGGTGGTTTTATTACTACTGGGACCACATTCTCTGGAAGCTGCAGATGCTTCGAACAAGATGGTGATTAATGCCGACCTTGGCGAAAAAACTATCAGTAAACACATTTACGGGCATTTTGCCGAGCATCTTGGCCGGTGTATTTACGGCGGTATATGGGTTGGGGAGGATTCCCCGATACCAAATACGAACGGTATCCGGAATGACGTAGTGAAAGCGCTTCGTGGAATCGATATCCCGAATCTGCGCTGGCCCGGTGGCTGTTTTGCCGATACCTATCATTGGAAAGACGGAATCGGTCCCAAAGAAGAGCGTCCCACAATCGTGAATGTCCACTGGGGCGGTGTGACCGAAAATAATCATTTCGGTACGCATGAGTTTCTGGAACTGTGTGAGCAACTGGATACTGAACCGCTAATCTGCGCAAACATGGGCAGCGGAACCGTCCGCGAAATGGCCGAATGGGTAGAATACGTCAATTTTGATGGTAAGAGCCCAATGGCCGATCTTCGCCGGGCGAACGGTCGCGATGATCCGTGGAAAGTGAAGTATTGGGGCATCGGCAACGAGATGTGGGGCTGTGGTGGCGATATGACCGCCAAACAATACGCCGATGAATTTCGCCAGTACGCCAGCTTTGTAGAGGATTACGGCGATATCGATGTGGTGAAAATCGGCAGCGGTCCGAACAGCACCGATTACGAATGGACCGAAACCCTGATGAAGGAAACCACCAGCGGTTGGCGTCCGTCTATGGATGCAATGGATCTGCACTATTACACCCGAACACGTGGTGGTTTCCAGATGTTGGGCGATATGATGATTATCGATCGCTCCGGCCCGGAGCTCAGCCGATCTGCCACCGAATTCGGCGAACAGGAATGGTTCGTTACCCTGAATCAGGCGTTGCGGATTGATGAGATTATCGAAAACCATAGCACCATTATGGACAGGTATGATCCGCAGAAGCAGGTTGGGCTGTACGTTGGTGAGTGGGGCACCTGGCACGAGGTGGAACCCGGAACCAACCCCGGTTTTCTGTATCAGCAGAATACCCTTCGGGATGCGCTGGTAGCCGGCGTTTCACTCAACATATTTAATGAGCACGCTGACCGGGTTACCATGGCGAATATTGCCCAGACCGTGAACGTCCTCCAGGCGATGATCCTGACGGACGAGGAAAAGATGGTGTTGACGCCGACGTATCACGTATTCGAGATGTACAAGGTCCACCAGGAGGCGACTCTGCTTCCGCTGGATATGGAAACGGGAACATATTCATTGGAAACAGATTCTGAAGAGGAACAAGGCCGAGGGTTCTGGGGTCGCATGGGAGCAGGACAAAATTCTGTCCCGACCCTGAACGCTTCTGCATCCAGAAATGCCGACGGCAAAGTGCATATCACCGTCTGTAACCTTAACCCCAATGAATCTGCGGACCTGGAGTGTGACCTTCGGGGGATGAGTGCCAAAAAGGTCTCCGGCAGAGTTCTGACTGCATCAGATATGAATGCGCACAATACGTTTGACAATCCTGATGTGGTCAAACCGGAAAAATTTGATAACGTTAAATTGAACAAAGGAATGTTGACTGCAACACTTCCGGCCATGTCAGTGGTGGTGCTGGAAGTTCAATAG
- a CDS encoding tetratricopeptide repeat protein, which yields MSKAREYAGKNLSRGKRWLFTFVLIVIIPLILLLLLEAGLRITGYGYSPDFLVKQTINGQEFFTDNTQFSYRFFPRELARPAQRLAIPIDKSPDEFRIVVLGASAAMGDPDYSFGVSRILEELLQHQYQERKIRVINAAITAINSNVVLPIARDIAKLEPDVLIVYLGNNEVIGPYGPGTVFAPFAANLGLIRANIFLKSTKIGQMVNDISRGLQSGEVKQETWGGVDMFTANRIRHSDPRMENVYNHFQKNLQDISEAGTDVGAKVILSTVGTNLQGCPPFAALHSNQVDSASLLQWENLYQQGLSAEESQDYESAIGLYQDAAKIDGVYADLHFRLAESHTEVNQNDSAKAHYIRARDRDALRFRADSRINKIVEEVAEGFGEKTAALTNATNIFQSDSDDGIPGENLFYDHVHMNFRGNYLLAKKLAKQAAELLDLGESGEVLTQEECENRLAFTLYDQVRIEREILNRLQSPAFANRMDNEEAVREAEANLEQKQNRLRADVRLATVENEYKQAIALNEQDWILRKNYGLFLLEARNKPDLAEEQFRFVLERFPYDYLSQNNLGMAYARQGKLHDAIGRFEQALELKPGFTEAHFNIARILEQQDRYEEAHTHYNQAHLTPEEMTDLYIRYAQYLSETGQRDQAVMRLREAIHRTPNSPKAYLMLGNLYENTGHPDSAIKYLSEAVRLGSENTKAHIDLGTLLFKRENYPEAENHYKRALELSPDLPEVQNNLGLALVQQGKFAEAIPHFRKAVESRPDYLAARGNLAGALSRVGRNDEAITQLEGAIRFNPNNPSIHNNLGAQLLNAGKVEEAITHFKKALELDPDLYSAKNNLNYALSLLENDDG from the coding sequence GTGTCAAAAGCCAGGGAGTATGCCGGGAAAAACCTGTCACGTGGAAAACGCTGGCTGTTTACCTTTGTACTGATAGTTATTATCCCGCTCATTTTACTGCTCCTGCTTGAGGCCGGATTAAGAATTACCGGCTACGGATATTCTCCGGACTTTTTGGTGAAGCAGACAATCAACGGCCAGGAATTTTTCACCGATAATACACAATTCAGTTATCGGTTTTTCCCCAGGGAATTAGCCCGTCCGGCGCAACGATTGGCTATACCGATCGATAAATCGCCTGACGAATTTCGTATCGTTGTGCTGGGGGCCTCAGCCGCTATGGGCGATCCGGACTATTCCTTTGGGGTCAGTCGTATCCTGGAGGAACTGCTGCAACATCAATATCAGGAAAGGAAGATCCGGGTAATCAATGCGGCGATTACGGCGATTAACAGCAATGTTGTACTGCCGATTGCCAGAGATATCGCCAAATTGGAGCCGGATGTGCTGATTGTGTACCTCGGCAATAACGAGGTGATCGGGCCGTACGGCCCGGGAACAGTATTCGCCCCGTTCGCGGCGAATCTGGGACTCATCCGCGCCAATATTTTCCTGAAATCTACAAAGATTGGGCAAATGGTAAACGATATCAGCCGCGGGCTGCAATCAGGAGAAGTAAAACAGGAGACATGGGGCGGCGTAGATATGTTCACTGCTAACCGGATTCGTCACTCCGATCCACGGATGGAAAACGTATACAACCATTTTCAAAAGAATTTGCAGGATATTTCAGAGGCCGGAACCGATGTCGGAGCAAAGGTGATCCTTTCAACTGTTGGAACAAACCTGCAGGGCTGCCCGCCGTTTGCTGCACTGCATTCCAACCAAGTGGACAGCGCGTCCTTGCTTCAATGGGAAAATCTATATCAGCAGGGATTATCGGCAGAGGAATCTCAAGATTACGAAAGTGCAATCGGTCTCTACCAGGATGCTGCCAAAATTGATGGAGTTTATGCCGATCTGCATTTCCGGCTGGCAGAGAGCCATACAGAGGTGAACCAGAACGATTCTGCCAAAGCACATTATATAAGGGCGCGCGACCGGGACGCGCTGCGGTTCCGTGCTGACAGCCGTATCAATAAGATCGTTGAGGAAGTTGCAGAAGGATTTGGTGAAAAGACTGCCGCCTTAACGAATGCGACAAACATTTTCCAATCCGACTCAGACGATGGCATCCCCGGGGAAAACCTGTTTTATGACCATGTCCACATGAATTTTCGTGGAAATTATCTCCTCGCTAAAAAGTTGGCGAAACAGGCTGCCGAACTGCTTGACCTTGGAGAGTCCGGGGAAGTGCTGACTCAGGAGGAATGTGAAAATCGTCTGGCATTTACACTCTATGATCAGGTGCGAATAGAACGGGAAATCCTGAACAGGTTGCAGTCCCCGGCGTTTGCCAACCGGATGGATAACGAGGAGGCTGTTCGGGAGGCGGAGGCGAACCTGGAACAAAAGCAAAACCGGTTACGCGCAGATGTTCGGCTGGCCACAGTAGAAAATGAATATAAACAGGCAATTGCTCTTAATGAACAGGACTGGATTCTGCGGAAAAATTACGGACTCTTTCTCCTGGAGGCGAGGAATAAGCCTGACCTCGCAGAGGAGCAGTTCCGGTTTGTGTTGGAGCGCTTTCCGTACGACTATCTCTCCCAGAATAATCTCGGAATGGCTTACGCACGTCAGGGGAAACTCCATGATGCTATTGGCCGGTTTGAGCAAGCATTGGAGCTCAAACCCGGTTTCACAGAGGCGCATTTCAATATAGCGCGAATTCTTGAGCAACAGGACAGGTATGAAGAAGCTCATACGCATTATAACCAGGCCCACCTGACTCCGGAAGAGATGACCGATCTCTACATCCGGTATGCACAATACCTTTCAGAAACAGGGCAGAGAGACCAGGCGGTGATGCGCCTCCGCGAAGCAATTCACCGTACACCGAATTCCCCAAAGGCCTATTTAATGCTCGGGAATTTGTACGAGAATACGGGACACCCGGACTCAGCTATTAAATATTTGTCGGAGGCGGTGCGACTCGGTTCGGAAAATACTAAGGCGCATATAGACCTGGGAACGTTATTGTTTAAGCGGGAGAATTACCCCGAGGCTGAAAACCATTATAAGCGCGCATTGGAACTATCACCGGACCTGCCGGAGGTGCAAAACAATCTGGGATTGGCCCTGGTTCAGCAGGGTAAATTTGCCGAGGCAATTCCGCACTTTCGAAAGGCCGTGGAAAGTCGCCCTGATTATCTCGCGGCGCGCGGGAATCTCGCCGGCGCACTCAGCCGGGTGGGACGCAATGACGAGGCTATCACCCAGCTCGAAGGAGCGATACGGTTCAACCCGAACAATCCCAGTATTCACAATAATCTGGGGGCACAGTTATTGAATGCCGGAAAAGTTGAGGAAGCCATCACACACTTTAAAAAGGCATTAGAACTCGACCCCGATCTGTACAGCGCAAAAAATAATCTGAATTATGCTCTATCGCTTTTGGAGAATGATGATGGGTAA
- a CDS encoding arabinan endo-1,5-alpha-L-arabinosidase — protein sequence MESQSNTGLRIHRLGLCVLFTIVLLIVLPGKGITQQGDIGVHDPVMIQQDGTYYIFHTGWGISIKKSEDMVTWEDAGRVFEDPPEWALNSIERFRGHIWAPDIAYHDGKYYLYYSVSAFGRNTSAIGVATNTTLHQDDPDYEWIDHGPVVESVPGRDLWNAIDPNLAFEEDGTPWLTFGSYWLGMKLVKLQDNLTSVVTDTSLEWHTIAARHRYWKLDERAAGNSENGDVEAPFIFRKNGWYYLFVSWDRCCAGEESTYKVVVGRSKDITGPYVDRAGQKMIHGGGTLVVGGNEDYAGIGHQAAYTFDGKDYLIAHGYDLSDDGNSKLLIMEMTWDDDGWPQVTVK from the coding sequence ATGGAAAGTCAAAGTAACACCGGGTTAAGGATTCATCGATTAGGGTTGTGTGTATTGTTCACCATTGTACTGCTGATTGTACTGCCTGGAAAGGGTATTACTCAACAGGGTGACATTGGAGTCCATGATCCGGTGATGATTCAGCAGGACGGTACGTACTACATTTTTCACACAGGATGGGGAATCTCCATTAAAAAATCCGAGGATATGGTCACCTGGGAGGACGCCGGTCGTGTTTTCGAGGATCCGCCGGAGTGGGCCCTGAATTCCATTGAGCGGTTTCGCGGACACATCTGGGCCCCGGACATTGCGTACCATGACGGGAAATACTATCTCTACTATTCCGTGTCGGCTTTTGGCAGAAATACGTCAGCCATAGGTGTTGCGACCAATACCACCCTCCACCAGGACGATCCGGATTACGAATGGATCGACCATGGCCCGGTGGTTGAATCCGTGCCGGGGAGAGATCTCTGGAATGCAATTGATCCGAATCTGGCGTTCGAAGAGGATGGAACTCCCTGGCTCACATTCGGCTCATATTGGCTCGGGATGAAACTGGTGAAATTGCAGGATAATCTGACTTCCGTCGTGACGGATACATCTCTGGAATGGCATACTATTGCTGCGCGGCACCGCTATTGGAAGCTGGATGAGCGAGCTGCCGGGAATTCAGAGAACGGAGACGTGGAAGCCCCGTTCATTTTCAGGAAGAATGGCTGGTATTACCTCTTCGTCTCCTGGGATCGCTGCTGCGCCGGCGAGGAGAGCACCTACAAAGTCGTGGTTGGCCGCTCCAAGGATATTACCGGGCCCTACGTGGACAGAGCCGGACAAAAGATGATTCACGGCGGTGGCACGCTGGTTGTCGGCGGGAACGAGGATTACGCCGGCATCGGGCATCAGGCGGCCTACACCTTCGATGGCAAAGATTATCTCATCGCTCACGGCTATGACCTGTCCGACGACGGAAACTCCAAGCTGCTCATCATGGAAATGACCTGGGATGACGACGGCTGGCCGCAGGTTACAGTAAAGTAG